In Parasegetibacter sp. NRK P23, the genomic stretch CTGAACGCCTACCACGCCTTCCCCCTCCACTTCTCGGTGGGTGCCGTTGCTATCGGCGATGAACCAGTGCCGGCGTTGCAATTTTACGGGATATGTATTGTGGTTTTCGATGGTGATCCGGTAGGCGAACATGAATTCACCCGACATGGGATTGGAATAGTCGGGTTGATAAAACGTTTCCACACTAACTTCAACGCCTTCGGAGATTTTAGATACCATCTTCAACGTTTTTTCTAAAATTAACCAAATTTAAAATTTAAGGCCGATAAATAACGCATCCTGAAATAATTTTCAATGCTACCTTTGCACCACTTTCACTTTACGACATCAAAAACACCATGATATGAAAATTGCCGTAGCCAAAGGAGATGGAATAGGACCGGAGATAATGGATGCTGTTCTTTCTGTTTTCAACGCCGCCAAAGTTTCGCTGGAATACGAATTTGTTGATATGGGTAAATGGGTATTCGACAAAGGTTTTTCCAATGGAATGACCCCTGAAGCCCAGCAATCTATTGAAACCCTGGGCATCCTTTTCAAAGGCCCCATGGAAACCCCCAAGGGAAAGGGCGTGAAAAGCGTGAACGTGACCGC encodes the following:
- the apaG gene encoding Co2+/Mg2+ efflux protein ApaG; translation: MVSKISEGVEVSVETFYQPDYSNPMSGEFMFAYRITIENHNTYPVKLQRRHWFIADSNGTHREVEGEGVVGVQPTLQPGEKYQYVSGCNLRTEMGKMYGTYQMENLLSKSSFDVNIPVFEMIVPFKLN